The following DNA comes from Phytohabitans rumicis.
TTGCTCGGCGGGGACGAAGCGCTGGCCCGGCTGGCGGACGCCGTACACGCCCGGGGTTGGCGGCTGATCGGCGACATCACGGCGAACCACACCGGGGACGGGCACGAGTGGTTCACGGCGGGGGAGCGGGACCTCTACTACTTCGACGCGGACGGCGACTACGAGTCGTGGAAGGGCGTCAAGTCGCTGCCGAAGCTCAACTGGGGCTCGGCGGAGCTGCGCCGCCGGATGTCCACTGTGGTACGCCGCTGGCTGGGCCCGCCGTACGGGCTGGACGGCTGGCGGGTGGACGTGGCCAACATGACCGGCCGGTGCGGCGCCGACGCGTACACCCATGAGGTGGCGGCGCTGTTGCGCGCGGCGGCCGGCGATGCCCTCTTCGTGGCCGAGCACGCGCACGACTTCACCGGCGAACTGGACCGGGACGGCTGGCAGGGCACGATGAACTACGCCGGCTTCCTGCGTCCACTCTGGAGCTGGTTGCGCGCCGACGAGCTTGACCTGCCGGACTTCCTCGGCGTGCCGGGCGGCGTGCCGCGCCGGGACGGGCGGGCGGTGCTGGCCACCATGCGGGAGTTCGCGGCGCGCCTGTCCTGGCGGACGCTGGTGCACTCGTGGCAGCTGCTGAGCTCGCACGACACGGCCCGCATCCGTACCGTCGTGGGCGACGCGGACCGGCAGGAGGTGGCCGCCGGGTTGCTGCTGACCCTGCCCGGTACGCCGATGGTCTTCGCCGGTGACGAATGGGGTCTACGCGGCGTGAACGGCGAAGATTCCCGTACCCCCATGCCCTGGGACCGACCAGGCGAACAGGACGAAGCGACGTTCGGCCGCTACCGGGACCTGATCGCCCTGCGCCGAGGCACCACGGCGCTGCGCCACGGCGGCCTGCGCTGGCTGTACGCGGACGCCGACGCGCTGGTCTTCGCGCGGGAGACACCCGGCGAGGCGGTGCTGGTGCTGGCCCGCCGGGCGTCCGGCGCACCGGTGCGGCTCGCCGGCCTGCCCGGCGGCGAGAACGTGTACGGCGGCGCCCCTGACCTGCGTTCGGGCGATGCCCTGCCCGCGGACGGGCCCACCTTCCAGGTCTGGCGGCTCTTGACTTGATCTGGGCATCGCTGCGAGGCTGCGGCGGTTGCCTGGGGAGCCGCAGAGCCGGTCACGAGGAGGATGGTGCAGGTCAGGGTCGTCGGAGCGGTCGTGCTTGCCATCGTCCTCGGGGTGGCCGGCGGGTGCGGCGGATCCGACCCACCACCGGAAGCGACCGGCACCACCGCCCCCGGAGTGAGCCCCTCGGCGCCGACCGCGACCAGCGCGGCGCCCTCGGCCGAGCCGAGCGGGACGGCCAAGATGGGCCGCGCGCCGGCGACCGCGACGCCGACGCCCAAGTCCGGTACGTCTGGTTCGACCGGCGGCAAGCCCGGCGCCAGCAACACCGGCGTACCGGCCGGCACCAAGCTGAAGGTGGTCACCGGCGACCAGACGTACGCCACGAGCAACCAGGTGATCAGCGGCCTGGACATCCGCGGCTACGTCAGGATCACCGGCAAGAACGTCACGCTCCGCAACTCGATCGTGCGGGGCGGCGCCAAGCGGTGTAACTCGTCCTCGGTGATCTCGGTCTCCGGATCCGCCCGCATCGAGCGGACCGAGATCCGGCCGACCAACCCCAACGCCTGCCTGGACGGCGTCCGCGGCGGCAACATCACCATGGTCGGCGTCAACATCCACGGCGTGGTCGACGGCGTGAAGGCCGGCGCCAACGTGCTGATCCAGGACTCGTACATCCACGACCTGAGCTTTTTCGCCAGCGATCCGAACCAGGGCGGCGGCGAGACGCACAACGACGCGGTGCAGTCGTTCGGGGACCGCAACATCACCCTGCGACACAACACGCTGTCCGTCGGGTCGCAGGGCAATGCCGCCTGGCAGGTGACCCAGGACGACGGAGGCACCGCCACCAACCTGCGGGTGGAGAACAACTGGCTCGACGGCGGCGGCTGCACGTTGAACTTCGCCCACAAGGGCGGTCCCACCCCGATGACGGGGATCCACGTGGTGGGGAACCGGTTCGGCAGCTCGGGGTTCGACTGCCCGATCCTGATCAGCACCCAGACGCGGCTGACCACGAACTCCGGCAACGTCTTCGCCGCCAACGGCAAGCCGATCCCGGCCCCCGCACAGCACGACTAGGCGGTGCCCCGGGCCCGGAGGGCGTCGCGCAGCCACACATAGTTCGGCGTCTGCGCCGGGATCGGCGGCCAGCCGTTGATCACCGCCATGAGCTGCCAGTACCGCTCCGGACGCGGGTCGGTGCCGACCTCCAGCGCGGCGAGCACCTCGCCCCGGTAGGCGGCGTCGGCGGCGCGTCCGGTGGCCGTTGCCATCCCGGCGACCAACTCGTCGAGGATCGGGCCCGCCGCCGCGGACGCCGGGTCGACGCCCGCGGCGACCGCCGCTCCCGCCTTCTCGCTGACCAGTTCATGGGTACGCCCGTCCACCGCCGGCGCCGACCCCTCGCCGAAGGACCCTTCGCCCATGCGGCGTAGCAGCGCCCGGAAGTCCGGGTCACTGACCAGTTCGGACAGTTCGAGCCAGGCGTCGACCTGCTCGTCCGTGGGTTCGTCGGGCAGTTCGGGCGTGACCGACCGCATCCGTGCCTCGAACTCCGGGTCCACCGGTATGCCGGCGAAGATGCTGTCCAGGAACTCGGCGATGATGCGGCGGCGCTCGCCGGCCGTGGCTTGTGCGATCCGGTTCATCCGGTCCACCTCCTGTGGTGTGGGTTCACGTCGGGCCAGCGCGCGCAGCACGGCTCGCTGCACGCGCAGCACTCGGATCTGCGCCCCGATCGCGTCGGCGTGCCGCGCGGCCACGCCACGCAGGTCCGCCTCGCTGTCGAGCACCCGCCGGATCGTCGCGAGGTCGAGGCCGAGCTCGCGCAGCGTCCGCACGAAGTCGAGTCGCAGCGCGCTCTCCGCGTCGTACCGCCGGTGTCCCGAGTACGTACGGGCCGCCTCGGGCACCAACCCGAGATCGGAGTAGTACCGGACGGTCTTCACCGACAGACCGGTGCGTCGAGCGAGCTCACCGATGTGCATGAGGTCGATCGTGGGTTCTCCCGCCACTGGAGGTTCAAGGGGTTATCAACAACCGGACCGCGGCCGCGTACGCCTTGTGGTCCGGCCCGTCGGCGAGCATGCGCTGGAGCGCGAACCCGGGGACCATGCCGTACAGGGCGGCGCCGATGGCCTCGACGTCCGCGTCGGGGGGCAGGTCACCGGCCTGCTGGGCACGGCGTGCGATCGCCGCGAAGTGCGTGCGGAACTGGACGTACTTCTCCTTGACGAACTCGTGCAGCACGGGATCGCGCAGTGACTCGGCCCACACCTGCAGGGCGATGCGCAGCGCCCCGTCCGGCCCGCTCTCGCCGTCGACGAACTCGAACGCGCGCTCCATCGCGTCCGCGACCGACAGCGGGGGCTCCTCCTCCGCGATCTCCGCGAACATCTCGTTGGCCTTGCCGAGCACCCCTCGGCGATCGCGGTGACCAGGTCCTGCTTGCTCTTGAAGTAGCGGTACACCGCGCCGACCGAGAGGTTGGCCTCGGCGATCACGTCCTGCATCGAAGTGGCGTGGAAGCCGTTCCGGCTGAAGCAGCGAAACGCGGCGTCGAGGATCTGCTGCCGGCGGGCGGCGAGGTGGGCGTCCGAGACACGGGGCATGCATCCCATCCTAAAACGAATGCTCATTCTTGACACCGTCCGCCGTCCGGAGGATCCTCGGTAAAGAGAACGAAGGTTCGTTTTAAGGAGATCGAGATGGCCCAGCCGCAGACCCGTCGTCAGCCGCCGGCCCTCGCTGTCGCGGCGCTGATCGCCCTCGCCGTGGTGGCGTTCCAGGCGCTGCTCGTACCCCTGTTCGCCGCTCCCGCGGCGAACCTGGAGCCGCGCGACCTGCCGGTGATCGTCGCTGGCCCGGCGCCCGCGGCCGACGGCCTCGCCGCAAACCTGGAGCGCGCCCGGCCGGGCGCCTTCGACATCAGCACCGAGCCCGACGCGGCCAGCGCCGACGCCGCGCTGCGCGACCACGAGGCGTACGCCGCGTTCGTCGTCGGGGCGGACGGCGTGACCCTGCACACGGCCTCCGGGGCCAGCCCAACCGTCGCCACCCTGCTCACCCAGGCCACCCAGCAGCTCTCCGGCGGCCAGCAGGTCCGCGTGGTGGACGTGGTGCCGACCGACGTGGACGACCCGCGCGGTGCGGGCTTCGCCGCCGGCTTCCTGCCGCTCGCGATGACCGCGCTGGCCGCCGGCGCGCTGGCCGCCCTGGTGCTGCGGTCGCGCGGGCAGCGACTGCTCGCGCTGGGTACGTTCGCCACGCTCGCCGGCCTGGTGGTGTCCGCGGTGCTCCAGTTCTGGCTGGGCATCCTGCCGGACAACTACCTGCTCAACGCCGCCGCGATGAGCCTGTTCGCGCTCGCCGCGAGCGCCACGGTGGCCGGGCTCGGCAGCGCCCTCGGCAAGGCCGGCGTCGGCCTCGGCGCGCTGGTGGTCTTCCTGGTCAGCAACCCGCTATCGGCGGTCAGCGCCGCTCCGGAGCTGCTGCCCGAGCCGTGGGGTGCGGTCGGCCAGTGGCTGCCCGTCGGTGCCGGCAGCACGCTGCTGCGGTCGACGGCCTACTTCGA
Coding sequences within:
- a CDS encoding alpha-amylase family glycosyl hydrolase: MREFAARLSWRTLVHSWQLLSSHDTARIRTVVGDADRQEVAAGLLLTLPGTPMVFAGDEWGLRGVNGEDSRTPMPWDRPGEQDEATFGRYRDLIALRRGTTALRHGGLRWLYADADALVFARETPGEAVLVLARRASGAPVRLAGLPGGENVYGGAPDLRSGDALPADGPTFQVWRLLT
- a CDS encoding MerR family transcriptional regulator, producing the protein MHIGELARRTGLSVKTVRYYSDLGLVPEAARTYSGHRRYDAESALRLDFVRTLRELGLDLATIRRVLDSEADLRGVAARHADAIGAQIRVLRVQRAVLRALARREPTPQEVDRMNRIAQATAGERRRIIAEFLDSIFAGIPVDPEFEARMRSVTPELPDEPTDEQVDAWLELSELVSDPDFRALLRRMGEGSFGEGSAPAVDGRTHELVSEKAGAAVAAGVDPASAAAGPILDELVAGMATATGRAADAAYRGEVLAALEVGTDPRPERYWQLMAVINGWPPIPAQTPNYVWLRDALRARGTA
- a CDS encoding TetR family transcriptional regulator C-terminal domain-containing protein, encoding MLGKANEMFAEIAEEEPPLSVADAMERAFEFVDGESGPDGALRIALQVWAESLRDPVLHEFVKEKYVQFRTHFAAIARRAQQAGDLPPDADVEAIGAALYGMVPGFALQRMLADGPDHKAYAAAVRLLITP